Proteins from a single region of Haloplanus sp. GDY1:
- a CDS encoding HVO_2523 family zinc finger protein, whose product MSASGGRPCPRCETAMRRRHCKYVCPNHGVVYDCSDTFW is encoded by the coding sequence ATGTCAGCGTCAGGTGGACGTCCCTGCCCTCGCTGTGAGACGGCGATGCGCCGTCGTCACTGCAAGTACGTCTGTCCGAACCACGGGGTCGTCTACGACTGCAGCGACACGTTCTGGTGA
- a CDS encoding phytoene/squalene synthase family protein, with protein MVSDDGVARGKAIQRRTGKTFHLATRLLPERVREATYVLYAFFRVADEVVDDAEGVPPAEQRAELERLRAAALGEEPTDDPVLAAFADLRERHGISDADVNTFVDAMLTDVTKDRYETFEELRAYMDGSAAAVGRMMTAVMAPERPERALPHATALGEAFQLSNFLRDVREDIVERDRIYLPQETLDEYGVSEADLRNFEATDEFRRAMERELRRTEARYREGVAGIEYLPDDCQFPVLVAAVLYADHHRLIRGRDYDVLSATPSIGRVRKLALVARTRWHWAWNRDPETVFRRVSAVSDATGDPDPDRDRGTNRGFGRRLVHGAVEGIRRLT; from the coding sequence ATGGTGAGCGACGACGGCGTCGCTCGCGGGAAGGCGATCCAGCGGCGGACGGGCAAGACGTTCCACCTCGCGACGCGACTCCTCCCCGAACGCGTCCGGGAGGCGACGTACGTCCTCTATGCCTTCTTCCGGGTGGCCGACGAGGTGGTCGACGACGCCGAGGGCGTCCCGCCGGCGGAGCAACGCGCGGAGCTGGAGCGGCTGCGCGCGGCGGCGCTCGGCGAGGAGCCGACCGACGACCCCGTCCTCGCGGCCTTCGCCGACCTTCGCGAGCGACACGGCATCAGCGACGCGGACGTGAACACGTTCGTCGACGCGATGTTGACCGACGTGACCAAGGACCGCTACGAGACCTTCGAGGAACTTCGGGCGTACATGGACGGCTCGGCGGCCGCGGTCGGTCGGATGATGACGGCGGTGATGGCGCCCGAGCGCCCGGAGCGGGCGCTCCCCCACGCGACGGCGCTCGGCGAGGCGTTCCAGCTTTCCAACTTCCTGCGTGACGTTCGCGAGGACATCGTCGAACGGGATCGGATCTACCTGCCACAGGAGACGCTGGACGAATACGGCGTCTCGGAGGCGGACCTCCGGAACTTCGAGGCGACCGACGAGTTCCGGCGGGCGATGGAGCGGGAACTCCGGCGGACGGAGGCGCGCTACCGCGAGGGCGTCGCCGGCATCGAGTATCTCCCCGACGACTGCCAGTTCCCGGTGCTGGTCGCCGCGGTGCTGTACGCGGACCACCACCGACTGATCCGCGGACGGGATTACGACGTGCTCTCGGCGACGCCGAGCATCGGCCGGGTCCGGAAGCTGGCGCTCGTCGCCCGGACGCGCTGGCACTGGGCGTGGAACCGCGACCCCGAAACCGTGTTCCGGCGCGTGAGCGCGGTGTCGGACGCGACGGGTGATCCGGACCCCGACCGCGACCGCGGGACGAACCGCGGGTTCGGGCGGCGCCTCGTTCACGGGGCGGTCGAGGGGATCCGCCGGCTGACCTAG
- the cruF gene encoding bisanhydrobacterioruberin hydratase: MGSEDGGDGAVAAPTTAARSTRPELQARLDDLIRENRVTVAVVFPVVGAVLLVASAERLLPPPLAFDPLLILLGTLVMRSPLLVGVAPLIDRRGAIGVAGLALYAYAVEFVGLRTGWPYGDFHYAVDLGPTVAGVPIGLPVFFLPLVCNAYLLCVLLLGARAGTARVRLPAVIGTVVAMDLVLDPGAVALGFWTYPGGGPVYGVPLSNFAGWVLSATVTVLVLDAVLDRAALRARLETCEFALDDLVSFVLLWGAINVYFGNWGAAAVGGLFGVGLLRTDRFDVPTG, from the coding sequence ATGGGTAGCGAGGACGGCGGCGACGGGGCGGTCGCCGCCCCGACGACGGCGGCTCGGTCGACGCGGCCCGAACTGCAGGCCCGACTCGACGACCTGATCCGGGAGAATCGGGTCACCGTCGCCGTCGTCTTCCCCGTGGTCGGGGCCGTCCTCCTCGTCGCCAGCGCGGAGAGGCTGCTCCCGCCCCCGCTGGCGTTCGATCCCCTCCTGATCCTCCTGGGGACGCTCGTCATGCGCTCGCCGCTGCTGGTCGGCGTGGCGCCGCTGATCGACCGCCGGGGCGCGATCGGCGTGGCCGGGCTCGCGCTCTACGCCTACGCCGTCGAGTTCGTCGGCCTCCGGACGGGGTGGCCCTACGGCGACTTCCACTACGCCGTCGACCTCGGACCGACCGTCGCGGGCGTCCCCATCGGTCTGCCGGTCTTCTTCCTGCCGCTAGTGTGTAACGCCTACCTGCTCTGCGTGCTCCTGCTCGGGGCGCGGGCGGGAACGGCACGGGTGCGCCTGCCCGCGGTGATCGGCACCGTCGTCGCCATGGACCTCGTCCTCGATCCGGGGGCCGTGGCGCTCGGGTTCTGGACCTACCCGGGCGGCGGTCCCGTCTACGGCGTCCCGCTGTCGAACTTCGCGGGGTGGGTGCTGTCCGCGACGGTGACGGTCCTCGTCCTCGACGCCGTCCTCGACCGGGCGGCGCTGCGCGCGCGCCTCGAAACCTGCGAGTTCGCCCTCGACGACCTGGTGAGTTTCGTCCTGCTCTGGGGGGCGATCAACGTCTACTTCGGTAACTGGGGTGCGGCCGCAGTGGGGGGCCTGTTCGGGGTCGGCCTGCTCCGCACCGACCGCTTCGACGTGCCGACGGGCTAG